A genome region from Hevea brasiliensis isolate MT/VB/25A 57/8 chromosome 9, ASM3005281v1, whole genome shotgun sequence includes the following:
- the LOC110644631 gene encoding uncharacterized protein LOC110644631, with protein MCSETSPRISFSNGLGQEDDIQIEQEPRRDTKLLESNSDFQFSICSSVVDYESSLADELFADGMILPVQVHERTTAAPNHMHGHEHPRKVSLPPLPCPSSSKENSNKEMMEIMISNSGSLEKHQSKSFWGFKRSSSLNCDIKKSLICSLPLLSRSNSTGSSVPNPKRSTCKDINKHNSQKQQQSNSLAKKLSASPASTYVYTFPQKPPLKKNYGRSHGNGVKISPVLKMPPPYIAQGAANLFGLGSLLRNGKEKNRK; from the coding sequence ATGTGCTCAGAAACAAGCCCTCGAATATCATTCTCCAATGGTCTTGGCCAAGAAGATGACATACAAATCGAGCAGGAGCCTCGAAGGGATACCAAACTTCTGGAATCAAATTCTGATTTTCAGTTCAGCATTTGCAGCAGCGTAGTAGACTATGAATCTTCTTTGGCAGATGAGCTTTTCGCAGATGGAATGATTCTTCCAGTCCAAGTACATGAAAGAACCACTGCTGCTCCCAATCATATGCATGGACATGAACATCCGCGAAAAGTTTCTCTCCCTCCTCTTCCATGTCCTTCGAGTAGTAAGGAGAATTCAAACAAAGAGATGATGGAAATTATGATTTCGAATTCAGGGTCACTGGAAAAGCATCAGTCCAAGTCTTTCTGGGGATTCAAGAGAAGCAGCAGTCTGAATTGTGATATAAAGAAGAGTCTAATTTGTTCCTTGCCACTCTTGTCACGAAGCAATTCGACAGGATCATCCGTGCCAAATCCAAAGAGATCAACCTGTAAGGATATTAACAAACACAATTCACAGAAGCAGCAACAATCAAATTCCCTGGCAAAAAAGCTCTCAGCATCACCTGCTTCTACTTATGTGTACACATTTCCACAgaagcctccattgaagaaaaaCTATGGTAGATCTCATGGAAATGGTGTTAAGATTAGTCCTGTTTTGAAAATGCCACCTCCTTACATTGCTCAAGGAGCTGCAAATCTCTTTGGTTTGGGATCCCTTTTGCGCAATGGAAAAGAGAAGAACAGAAAGTGA